One genomic region from Alosa alosa isolate M-15738 ecotype Scorff River chromosome 12, AALO_Geno_1.1, whole genome shotgun sequence encodes:
- the LOC125304800 gene encoding phospholipase A2-like has product MNTLPAILLLAFGLCFAQAMDYMSLTQFRDMIICANPDSWPILDYADYGCYCGKGGSGTPVDDLDRCCEVHDRCYNDAMQHPKCWPIFDNPYTEIYAYTCDKASKTITCPANKNDECEQFICECDRKAAECFAASGYNPENEHLPSDQCK; this is encoded by the exons ATGAACACTCTCCCTGCCATCCTCCTGCTGGCCTTCGGCCTCTGCTTTG ctcaggCCATGGACTACATGTCTCTGACGCAGTTCAGGGACATGATCATCTGTGCGAACCCCGATAGCTGGCCTATTCTGGACTATGCTGACTATGGCTGCTACTGCGGCAAGGGCGGCTCTGGCACACCTGTGGACGACCTAGACAG ATGCTGTGAGGTGCACGACCGTTGCTACAACGATGCCATGCAGCATCCTAAGTGCTGGCCCATCTTCGACAACCCCTACACCGAGATCTATGCCTATACCTGTGATAAGGCCAGCAAGACTATCACCTGCCCAG CCAACAAGAACGATGAGTGTGAGCAGTTCATCTGTGAGTGCGACAGGAAGGCCGCCGAGTGTTTCGCCGCTTCTGGTTACAATCCAGAGAACGAGCACCTTCCTAGTGATCAATGCAAATAG
- the prkab1a gene encoding 5'-AMP-activated protein kinase subunit beta-1a isoform X1, translating into MGNTSSERAAMGQGEKAHRRDSRGAKEGDRPKILMDSPEDADIFHGEDMKAPTEKDEFFAWRQDIEASDKGPAGDRPTVFRWTGVGKEVFVSGSFNNWANKIPLTRRWVFYPQLVIKIPLTRSQNNFVAIMDLPEGDYQYKFYVDGQWIHDPSEPVVTNQMGSVNNIIQVKKTDFEVFDALMVDSQKCSDMSDLSSSPPGPYHQDAYTPKQDEKFKSPPILPPHLLQVILNKDTGISCDPALLPEPNHVMLNHLYALSIKDGVMVLSATHRYKKKYVTTLLYKPI; encoded by the exons ATGGGAAACACTAGCAGCGAAAGAGCGGCCATGGGTCAGGGCGAGAAGGCCCATCGCCGGGACAGCCGCGGGGCCAAGGAGGGGGACCGGCCCAAAATACTCATGGACAGCCCAGAGGACGCAGACATCTTCCACGGGGAGGACATGAAG GCCCCAACGGAGAAGGACGAGTTCTTTGCTTGGCGGCAGGACATCGAGGCCAGCGACAAAGGCCCTGCGGGGGACAGGCCCACCGTGTTCCGATGGACAGGCGTCGGGAAGGAGGTTTTTGTATCTGGCTCCTTCAACAACTGGGCCAATAAGATCCCTTTAACCAGGAGGTGGGTTTTCTATCCCCAGCTGGTAATTAAGATCCCTTTAACCAGGAG TCAGAACAACTTTGTGGCCATAATGGATTTACCAGAAGGAGATTATCAATATAAGTTCTACGTTGATGGACAGTGGATTCACGATCCATCCGAG CCTGTAGTGACCAATCAGATGGGGAGCGTAAACAACATCATCCAGGTCAAGAAGACGGACTTTGAGGTGTTTGATGCTCTAATGGTGGATTCACAGAAATGCTCAGATATGTCAG ACCTGTCCAGCTCCCCTCCCGGCCCTTACCATCAGGACGCCTACACGCCCAAACAGGACGAGAAGTTCAAGTCTCCGCCGATCCTGCCCCCGCATCTCCTGCAGGTCATCCTCAACAAGGACACGGGCATATCA TGTGACCCGGCCTTGCTTCCAGAGCCCAATCACGTCATGCTAAACCACCTCTACGCGCTGTCCATCAAG gATGGGGTGATGGTACTGAGTGCTACCCATCGCTACAAGAAGAAGTATGTTACAACACTCCTCTATAAGCCCATCTGA
- the prkab1a gene encoding 5'-AMP-activated protein kinase subunit beta-1a isoform X2: MGNTSSERAAMGQGEKAHRRDSRGAKEGDRPKILMDSPEDADIFHGEDMKAPTEKDEFFAWRQDIEASDKGPAGDRPTVFRWTGVGKEVFVSGSFNNWANKIPLTRSQNNFVAIMDLPEGDYQYKFYVDGQWIHDPSEPVVTNQMGSVNNIIQVKKTDFEVFDALMVDSQKCSDMSDLSSSPPGPYHQDAYTPKQDEKFKSPPILPPHLLQVILNKDTGISCDPALLPEPNHVMLNHLYALSIKDGVMVLSATHRYKKKYVTTLLYKPI, from the exons ATGGGAAACACTAGCAGCGAAAGAGCGGCCATGGGTCAGGGCGAGAAGGCCCATCGCCGGGACAGCCGCGGGGCCAAGGAGGGGGACCGGCCCAAAATACTCATGGACAGCCCAGAGGACGCAGACATCTTCCACGGGGAGGACATGAAG GCCCCAACGGAGAAGGACGAGTTCTTTGCTTGGCGGCAGGACATCGAGGCCAGCGACAAAGGCCCTGCGGGGGACAGGCCCACCGTGTTCCGATGGACAGGCGTCGGGAAGGAGGTTTTTGTATCTGGCTCCTTCAACAACTGGGCCAATAAGATCCCTTTAACCAGGAG TCAGAACAACTTTGTGGCCATAATGGATTTACCAGAAGGAGATTATCAATATAAGTTCTACGTTGATGGACAGTGGATTCACGATCCATCCGAG CCTGTAGTGACCAATCAGATGGGGAGCGTAAACAACATCATCCAGGTCAAGAAGACGGACTTTGAGGTGTTTGATGCTCTAATGGTGGATTCACAGAAATGCTCAGATATGTCAG ACCTGTCCAGCTCCCCTCCCGGCCCTTACCATCAGGACGCCTACACGCCCAAACAGGACGAGAAGTTCAAGTCTCCGCCGATCCTGCCCCCGCATCTCCTGCAGGTCATCCTCAACAAGGACACGGGCATATCA TGTGACCCGGCCTTGCTTCCAGAGCCCAATCACGTCATGCTAAACCACCTCTACGCGCTGTCCATCAAG gATGGGGTGATGGTACTGAGTGCTACCCATCGCTACAAGAAGAAGTATGTTACAACACTCCTCTATAAGCCCATCTGA
- the vsig8a gene encoding V-set and immunoglobulin domain-containing protein 8a isoform X1 translates to MDDFTPKQMQHMVAKIRRHFNTAYITAVILFGFLVSFNEDVAMAMVVTSSGPQTLQKAHGDAVTLGCTYSPGPLDMGDLDIEWSVISPDTTQKDQLVPVWQVISYTGGRKYVHSNPALMTGLDFAAGNPANGDASLSISAVSAANSGIYQCKVKKAPGADMRKISLVVMERPSAPRCWVEGGEAVGGPQSLHCRSAHGTPPLAYQWKREIGGPIPSAATQESLTGELKISNHSESFVGIYTCQVSNVVGKEHCKINLRALKPPSKAGIVGGTVVGVLLLVIILLIVVWLVVYRRQPRYDKEVSNEIREDVPPPESRPTSRVSSHHRGVAYSPVGGASQLPSSSSTSFSATKYEYDSRFGYAV, encoded by the exons aTGGATGACTTCACTCCTAAACAGATGCAGCACATGGTGGCAAAAATAAGGCGTCACTTCAACACTGCCTACATCACTGCAGTCATTCTGTTTGGATTTCTTGTGTCATTCAATGAAG ACGTTGCCATGGCGATGGTGGTGACCTCCTCTGGGCCCCAGACTCTGCAGAAGGCCCATGGGGACGCTGTGACCTTGGGGTGCACATACTCGCCTGGGCCCCTGGACATGGGGGATCTGGATATTGAGTGGTCTGTCATCAGCCCTGACACCACCCAGAAAGACCAGCTG GTGCCTGTCTGGCAGGTTATCTCCTACACAGGTGGGAGGAAGTATGTCCATAGCAACCCTGCGTTAATGACGGGGCTGGACTTTGCTGCAGGAAACCCGGCGAACGGAGACGCGTCCCTCTCCATCAGCGCTGTCTCCGCTGCCAACAGCGGCATCTACCAGTGCAAGGTGAAGAAAGCACCAGGGGCGGACATGCGCAAAATCTCCCTGGTAGTCATGG AGCGTCCATCTGCACCCAGGTGCTGGGTTGAGGGGGGCGAGGCCGTGGGGGGGCCGCAGTCGCTCCACTGCAGGTCTGCCCATGGGACCCCTCCGTTGGCCTAccagtggaagagagagatcgGAGGGCCAATCCCCTCTGCAGCTACTCAGG agTCTCTGACAGGGGAACTGAAGATTAGTAATCACTCTGAAAGCTTTGTTGGGATCTACACCTGTCAGGTGAGCAACGTTGTGGGAAAAGAACACTGCAAGATCAACCTGCGGGCCCTCAAAC CGCCCAGTAAAGCTGGCATTGTGGGCGGGACGGTGGTGGGGGTCCTTCTGCTCGTCATCATCCTCCTGATCGTCGTCTGGCTAGTGGTCTACAGGCGGCAGCCGCGCTACGACAAGGAAGTGTCCAATGAGATCAG AGAGGATGTCCCGCCCCCTGAGAGCCGTCCAACCAGCCGCGTCTCCAGCCACCACAGGGGAGTGGCCTACAGTCCGGTGGGTGGAGCCTCTCAGCTGCCGTCCTCCTCGAGCACAAGCTTCTCCGCCACCAAGTACGAGTACGACAGCCGCTTTGGCTACGCCGTCTGA
- the vsig8a gene encoding V-set and immunoglobulin domain-containing protein 8a isoform X2: protein MDDFTPKQMQHMVAKIRRHFNTAYITAVILFGFLVSFNEDVAMAMVVTSSGPQTLQKAHGDAVTLGCTYSPGPLDMGDLDIEWSVISPDTTQKDQLVISYTGGRKYVHSNPALMTGLDFAAGNPANGDASLSISAVSAANSGIYQCKVKKAPGADMRKISLVVMERPSAPRCWVEGGEAVGGPQSLHCRSAHGTPPLAYQWKREIGGPIPSAATQESLTGELKISNHSESFVGIYTCQVSNVVGKEHCKINLRALKPPSKAGIVGGTVVGVLLLVIILLIVVWLVVYRRQPRYDKEVSNEIREDVPPPESRPTSRVSSHHRGVAYSPVGGASQLPSSSSTSFSATKYEYDSRFGYAV from the exons aTGGATGACTTCACTCCTAAACAGATGCAGCACATGGTGGCAAAAATAAGGCGTCACTTCAACACTGCCTACATCACTGCAGTCATTCTGTTTGGATTTCTTGTGTCATTCAATGAAG ACGTTGCCATGGCGATGGTGGTGACCTCCTCTGGGCCCCAGACTCTGCAGAAGGCCCATGGGGACGCTGTGACCTTGGGGTGCACATACTCGCCTGGGCCCCTGGACATGGGGGATCTGGATATTGAGTGGTCTGTCATCAGCCCTGACACCACCCAGAAAGACCAGCTG GTTATCTCCTACACAGGTGGGAGGAAGTATGTCCATAGCAACCCTGCGTTAATGACGGGGCTGGACTTTGCTGCAGGAAACCCGGCGAACGGAGACGCGTCCCTCTCCATCAGCGCTGTCTCCGCTGCCAACAGCGGCATCTACCAGTGCAAGGTGAAGAAAGCACCAGGGGCGGACATGCGCAAAATCTCCCTGGTAGTCATGG AGCGTCCATCTGCACCCAGGTGCTGGGTTGAGGGGGGCGAGGCCGTGGGGGGGCCGCAGTCGCTCCACTGCAGGTCTGCCCATGGGACCCCTCCGTTGGCCTAccagtggaagagagagatcgGAGGGCCAATCCCCTCTGCAGCTACTCAGG agTCTCTGACAGGGGAACTGAAGATTAGTAATCACTCTGAAAGCTTTGTTGGGATCTACACCTGTCAGGTGAGCAACGTTGTGGGAAAAGAACACTGCAAGATCAACCTGCGGGCCCTCAAAC CGCCCAGTAAAGCTGGCATTGTGGGCGGGACGGTGGTGGGGGTCCTTCTGCTCGTCATCATCCTCCTGATCGTCGTCTGGCTAGTGGTCTACAGGCGGCAGCCGCGCTACGACAAGGAAGTGTCCAATGAGATCAG AGAGGATGTCCCGCCCCCTGAGAGCCGTCCAACCAGCCGCGTCTCCAGCCACCACAGGGGAGTGGCCTACAGTCCGGTGGGTGGAGCCTCTCAGCTGCCGTCCTCCTCGAGCACAAGCTTCTCCGCCACCAAGTACGAGTACGACAGCCGCTTTGGCTACGCCGTCTGA
- the vsig8a gene encoding V-set and immunoglobulin domain-containing protein 8a isoform X3, giving the protein MQHMVAKIRRHFNTAYITAVILFGFLVSFNEDVAMAMVVTSSGPQTLQKAHGDAVTLGCTYSPGPLDMGDLDIEWSVISPDTTQKDQLVPVWQVISYTGGRKYVHSNPALMTGLDFAAGNPANGDASLSISAVSAANSGIYQCKVKKAPGADMRKISLVVMERPSAPRCWVEGGEAVGGPQSLHCRSAHGTPPLAYQWKREIGGPIPSAATQESLTGELKISNHSESFVGIYTCQVSNVVGKEHCKINLRALKPPSKAGIVGGTVVGVLLLVIILLIVVWLVVYRRQPRYDKEVSNEIREDVPPPESRPTSRVSSHHRGVAYSPVGGASQLPSSSSTSFSATKYEYDSRFGYAV; this is encoded by the exons ATGCAGCACATGGTGGCAAAAATAAGGCGTCACTTCAACACTGCCTACATCACTGCAGTCATTCTGTTTGGATTTCTTGTGTCATTCAATGAAG ACGTTGCCATGGCGATGGTGGTGACCTCCTCTGGGCCCCAGACTCTGCAGAAGGCCCATGGGGACGCTGTGACCTTGGGGTGCACATACTCGCCTGGGCCCCTGGACATGGGGGATCTGGATATTGAGTGGTCTGTCATCAGCCCTGACACCACCCAGAAAGACCAGCTG GTGCCTGTCTGGCAGGTTATCTCCTACACAGGTGGGAGGAAGTATGTCCATAGCAACCCTGCGTTAATGACGGGGCTGGACTTTGCTGCAGGAAACCCGGCGAACGGAGACGCGTCCCTCTCCATCAGCGCTGTCTCCGCTGCCAACAGCGGCATCTACCAGTGCAAGGTGAAGAAAGCACCAGGGGCGGACATGCGCAAAATCTCCCTGGTAGTCATGG AGCGTCCATCTGCACCCAGGTGCTGGGTTGAGGGGGGCGAGGCCGTGGGGGGGCCGCAGTCGCTCCACTGCAGGTCTGCCCATGGGACCCCTCCGTTGGCCTAccagtggaagagagagatcgGAGGGCCAATCCCCTCTGCAGCTACTCAGG agTCTCTGACAGGGGAACTGAAGATTAGTAATCACTCTGAAAGCTTTGTTGGGATCTACACCTGTCAGGTGAGCAACGTTGTGGGAAAAGAACACTGCAAGATCAACCTGCGGGCCCTCAAAC CGCCCAGTAAAGCTGGCATTGTGGGCGGGACGGTGGTGGGGGTCCTTCTGCTCGTCATCATCCTCCTGATCGTCGTCTGGCTAGTGGTCTACAGGCGGCAGCCGCGCTACGACAAGGAAGTGTCCAATGAGATCAG AGAGGATGTCCCGCCCCCTGAGAGCCGTCCAACCAGCCGCGTCTCCAGCCACCACAGGGGAGTGGCCTACAGTCCGGTGGGTGGAGCCTCTCAGCTGCCGTCCTCCTCGAGCACAAGCTTCTCCGCCACCAAGTACGAGTACGACAGCCGCTTTGGCTACGCCGTCTGA